GGTGGAGGACAATGGCATCGGCATCGCGGCGGAATATCATGAACGGATCTTCCGGATGTTCGAGCGGCTCAACCGGCAGGAGGACTATCCGGGGACCGGCATCGGCCTGGCCATCGTGCGCAAGGCGATGGAGCGGATGGGAGGGGCCGCGGGCGTCGAAAGCGAACCGGGACGCGGAAGCCGTTTCTGGATCGAGCTGGAGGCCGCCGGGGAGCTATAATGCGCGGCCCTTGCTCGGGAGGTCGCCATGGATTGGAAGCTCTTCGCGGTTACGTTCGTTTCGATCTTCGCCGCCGAGATCGGCGACAAGACGCAGCTGGCCACGATGGCCTTTTCGGCCGAATCGAAGCGCCCGTGGCTCGTTTTCGCGGCGGCGTCCCTGGCGCTCGTGGCGGCGGCGGGAGCGGGAGCGGCGCTCGGCGGCGCTCTGCCGCGGTGGATTCCCGAGGCGTGGATCCGCCGGGGCGCCGCGGCCCTCTTCGTGGCCGTCGGAATCTGGATGTTCCTTTCCGCCCAGTGAACGTTCCAGGGAGTCGAA
The nucleotide sequence above comes from Planctomycetota bacterium. Encoded proteins:
- a CDS encoding TMEM165/GDT1 family protein is translated as MDWKLFAVTFVSIFAAEIGDKTQLATMAFSAESKRPWLVFAAASLALVAAAGAGAALGGALPRWIPEAWIRRGAAALFVAVGIWMFLSAQ